The Styela clava chromosome 2, kaStyClav1.hap1.2, whole genome shotgun sequence genome contains a region encoding:
- the LOC120335755 gene encoding cGMP-dependent protein kinase 1-like: MSKVFCVRDSSASRRTKAINTPRYDVRSSDLYDDVISHGNVHGVSKNNNNYPKWDQMSMDSGFCSDLERKVAQLSLAGSDVGSIDEVDDVRAPSRAKLTEEEKRLKNKIRTLPVSGRSTRWHRCDGNVSDVSDDDDDITFDQMKNTPTRHSERKSKTLPLKYDKRSDVITWNDITLADLRQVDVLGGGGYARVDLVEIKRLSGHKFALKKLNKRFLQDRDQVNHVISEKDALKRARCRFIPRLFRTFQTPSHVFMLTEACLGGDLFSVLENHGALHYEATRYVIGCVIEALDHLHMTLNIIHRDVKTENILIDANGVAKLADLGFCKQLPRNCDITYTFCGTPGYVAPEVLLRTGHGRTCDFFSTGVVLFETSTCRSPFRRHSNLETHRATLRGIKDVAFPPFLNHLTIQMIRTLCCSDPDGRLGAAGCEEIRRHEFFNGFDWHRLRHGKMTSSILNLTSRKQASSFIKDDYTENSTEIKKTPFDKTWNDNF, encoded by the exons ATGAGCAAAGTTTTCTGCGTTCGGGATTCGAGTGCTTCCAGACGGACCAAGGCTATCAACACACCCCGATATGACGTCAGAAGTTCTGACCTgtacgatgacgtcatcagtcACGGAAATGTCCATGGCGtctctaaaaacaacaataactaTCCGAAATGGGATCAGATGTCTATGGACAGCGGGTTTTGTTCGGACCTTGAACGCAAGGTAGCGCAATTGAGTTTGGCAGGGTCTGATGTGGGGAGCATCGATGAGGTTGATGACGTTAGAGCACCATCTAGAGCAAAACttacagaagaagaaaaaagattgaaaaataaGATAAGGACATTACCTGTGTCTGGACGATCGACGCGATGGCATCGTTGCGATGGCAACGTAAGTGACGTCAGCGATGATGACGACGATATCACTTTTGATCAAATGAAAAATACACCAACTAGACATTCTGAAAGAAAAAGCAAAACATTGCCGTTAAAATACGACAAGAGAAGTGACGTCATCACCTGGAATGACATCACACTCGCTGACTTGAGACAAGTTGATGTTCTCGGAGGGGGTGGATACGCTCGAGTAGATTTGGTCGAAATTAAAAG ACTCTCCGGCCACAAATTCGCTCTCAAGAAACTCAACAAACGCTTCCTGCAGGACAGAGATCAGGTTAATCACGTGATCTCGGAGAAAGACGCACTGAAGCGTGCAAGATGCAG ATTTATTCCTCGACTATTTCGGACTTTTCAAACTCCTAGTCACGTGTTCATGCTCACTGAAGCGTGTCTTGGAGGCGACCTGTTTTCGGTATTAGAAAACCATGGTGCTCTCCACTATGAAGCAACACGTTACGTCATCGGTTGCGTCATAGAAGCATTGGATCATCTTCATATGACGCTAAATATTATACACCGTGACGTCAAAACAGAGAACATTTTGATCGATGCTAATG GCGTCGCAAAACTAGCCGATCTAGGATTTTGCAAGCAACTACCTCGAAATTGTGATATCACATACACGTTCTGTGGCACTCCAGG ATATGTCGCACCAGAAGTTTTACTTCGAACTGGACATGGCCGAACATGCGATTTCTTTTCAACTGGCGTTGTCTTATTCGAGACTTCGACCTGTCGTTCTCCGTTTCGAAGACATTCGAACTTGGAAACCCACCGAGCGACTCTCAGGGGAATAAAAG ATGTGGCTTTTCCGCCTTTTTTAAACCACCTGACTATTCAAATGATTCGAACTCTTTGCTGTAGCGATCCAGATGGAAGACTCGGAGCAGCCGGATGCGAAGAG attcgTCGCCACGAGTTCTTCAATGGATTTGATTGGCACCGATTACGTCATGGCAAAATGACGTCATCAATCCTAAACCTTACGTCACGAAAACAAGCTTCATCATTCATAAAAGACGATTACACTGAGAACTCCACTGAGATTAAGAAAACTCCTTTTGACAAAACTTGgaatgacaatttttaa